Proteins from a genomic interval of Niabella soli DSM 19437:
- a CDS encoding alpha/beta hydrolase gives MKPYLLTVIIFFLLSPGGRAQQVIPLYRVVPNAIETATVTEKWDTISTGRILVRSVTAPTLTAYFPAKEKATGAAVVICPGGGYSYLVINQEGSDVAEAFARNGVAAFVLKYRLPNEKIMVDKTIGPLQDAQQAIKIVREKAAAWHIDPARIGIIGFSAGGHLASTASTHFNDRIIDNPNNTSLRPDFSILVYPVISFTDPLAHKGSRRALLGKDTAQAAKVDFYSNEKQVTATTPPTFLLHSSDDKVVPVANSIAYYQALLAAGVKAEMHIYSAGGHGYGLNNKTNTDHWFERCLNWMRANEWIK, from the coding sequence ATGAAGCCTTACTTACTCACAGTCATTATCTTTTTTTTATTGTCTCCCGGCGGTCGGGCGCAACAGGTAATCCCTTTGTACCGGGTAGTGCCGAACGCTATCGAGACAGCTACGGTCACTGAAAAATGGGATACCATTTCCACCGGTCGCATCCTGGTAAGGTCAGTTACAGCGCCCACCCTTACAGCCTATTTCCCTGCCAAGGAAAAAGCTACGGGTGCGGCTGTGGTTATTTGTCCGGGCGGCGGTTATTCTTATCTTGTAATAAACCAGGAAGGAAGCGATGTAGCCGAAGCGTTTGCCAGAAACGGGGTTGCAGCTTTTGTCCTGAAATACCGTCTGCCTAATGAAAAAATAATGGTCGATAAAACGATCGGGCCGTTACAGGATGCACAACAGGCTATTAAAATAGTACGGGAAAAAGCCGCAGCATGGCATATCGACCCGGCCCGGATCGGCATTATTGGTTTTTCCGCCGGAGGGCACCTCGCATCCACGGCTTCTACTCATTTTAATGACCGGATCATTGATAACCCCAATAACACTTCATTGCGTCCTGATTTTTCAATACTGGTTTATCCCGTAATCAGTTTTACGGACCCGCTTGCCCATAAGGGCTCAAGACGCGCATTACTGGGAAAAGATACGGCCCAGGCAGCTAAAGTAGATTTTTATTCGAACGAAAAACAGGTAACAGCCACAACACCTCCTACCTTCCTGCTACATAGCTCTGATGACAAAGTGGTGCCGGTGGCCAACAGCATTGCTTATTACCAGGCGCTGCTGGCGGCAGGTGTAAAGGCTGAAATGCATATCTATAGCGCCGGCGGCCACGGATACGGGCTGAACAACAAAACCAATACGGACCATTGGTTTGAACGATGCCTGAACTGGATGCGGGCGAATGAGTGGATCAAATAA